The genomic interval CCTGATCGATATCTGCATGAATTTTCTGGAAGCAAAAGTTCAATGGCATTGTCCTGATTTGGTATGAACTGCGGAGAGCGCGTTTCATATTCCAGCACCCATTGATAAAAAGTATCCGAGTTTTCTTCCCTTCTGATCCACTCCTCGGCCAACTGCCTTTCCAGTGGATTAGAACGCCCGGACAGGTATTCAAAAAGTACATATTTTGATATAGATGCTTTCATTTCAGTTGTGTTTCAATGATCAACACTGATTGGAAAAAAGGCTTTATTAAAGTGCAATGCAGAAAGAACTTAATAAAGTCAGGAGGCATGAAGTCATCCATTCACCATGCAAGGCAGAACGTAAATGTTTTAATGCTTTGGAGATATGTACTTCCACAGTTTTGGGTGAAATATGGAGTTCATTGGCTATTTCATGGTATTTTTTATTTTCAAACCTGCTCATGAGAAAGACCCGCTGGCATTGTGCAGGAAGTTTCCCTATCACTTCATTAACCTTCAGAAAAAGATTATTGTAGTGAATTTCAGCATCCGGCTGCTGATGGCTGGTAGAAATAGCATTCTCAGTATTTGTTTCAAGAGAATCAGTTTTACCGAACTCTCTGCGCATATACGTATAACATTCATTACGTACCGACCTGAAAAGATAACTGGTATAAGAGGTGTTAATATTTTCGTATGCCTTAGTACGATAAAATTGAAAAAAAACTTCACTGACCAGATCCTCGGCAATTTGTTTGGAATATACAAAACGCACTGCGTGGCTGCACAGCGGATTGTAAAATCTCCTAAAGAGTAATTCCAGCCCTTTTGCAGGATCCTGCTCAAATGTTGACTTCAAAAATACAGCAGAATCAACCTGTCCCGAACCTGTTTTTTCTTCGTGTATTATTGACACAAATGGATTCGCTGGCTTAGGTTCTTCGTTGAGCAAAGGATCGCGCATGTGAGTCTTTTGTTATGTAATAATGTAAAGACTTTTTTGCACTTAGTTTCCCTTAGTCTTAGCATAAAAAAATTAAATACTTTTTTTATGCAATAACAAAAGCAAAAAAAGAACCGCCATCGCTTCCGATGACGGTTCTTCTGTTGGAATATTTTAATTACAAATTCTTAGCCTTCATTTCTTTCACTGCATGATCAACTGCTCTTGCTGTAAATGCCATATAAGTTAATGAAGGGTTTTGGGTGGAAGTGGAAGTCATACTTGCACCATCTGTTACAAACACATTTTTTGCCGCATGTAACTGGTTCCATTTATTCAGCATGGAGGTTTTCGGATCCTTTCCCATACGTACACCACCCATTTCGTGGATGTCATTGCCAGGATTTCTGTGGCCGTCGTGCGATTTGATATTTTTGAAACCGGCATTGGTAAACATTTCAGTAACCTGCTCTAGATAATCCTTGATCATTTTCTCATCATTATCATCGTAACCGACATTAATTTTGAGCATCGGCATACCAAACGGATCTTTCAGGACTTTATCCAGAGCAACATAATTACTTTCTTTTGGAATCGTCTCGCCCATCATGTGTGAACCAACACTCCAGTTGCCATAGTTGGTTTTTAACAAATTCGCTTTCAAAGATTCTCCCATACCATTATGGTCTGAATAAGTCTCGCGGCCGGCACCAAATCCCGCCGCATAACCTCTGAGAAAATCTGTTTCCTGCTTGTAAACATTACGGAAGCGGGGAATATAACCGCTATTCGGAACTCGTCCGTCCGTGGTAGAATCCAGGAATCCTTCATATTCACCCGATATACTTGCGCGGTAATTGTGGAAAGCAATGTACTTACCCAACACACCGCTATCATTTCCCAGTCCATTTGGGAAACGTGATGAAGTGGAGTTCATCAGGATCAGGTTCGTATTTAAAGCAGCTGCATTTACAAAGATGATACTGGCATAAAATTCCATCATTTCCTTTGTGTTGGAATCGATCACGCGTACGCCGGTTACCTTCTGCAGTTTTTCATCATAAATAACAGAATGAACAACAGAATGCGGACGAAGCGTCATATTTCCTGTTTTCATTGCCCATGGAAGTGTCGATGCATTACTGCTGAAATACCCTCCAAAAGGACAACCGCGTTCACACATCGTGCGGTTCTGACATTGTGCACGGCCCTGATCAAGATGAATCTGCTTAGGTTCAGTAATATGGGCAGCACGGCCGATTATGATGTGACGGTCTTTATATTGTTTTGCAACCTGTTCTTTAAAATATTTTTCCACACAATTTAATTCGTGTGGTTTCAGGAACTCTCCATCCGGAAGTGTATCAAGTCCGTCTTTATTCCCTGTAATACCCGCAAATTTTTCCACATGGCTATACCATGGTGCAATATCGTCATAGCCAATCGGCCATTCCACGGCAAATTTGTCCCGCGCCGGACCTTCAAAATCGTATTTACTCCAACGTTGTGTTTGTCTGGCCCAAAGCAACGACTTCCCTCCTACCTGATAGCCGCGAATCCAGTCAAAAGGTTTTTCCTGTATGTAAGGATGTTCATTGTCCTTAGCAAAAAAGTGCGCGGACGACTCTTTGAAATTATAACACCTGCTTGCAATCGGATTAGCTTCGGTAACAGCAAGCGGCAAACGCTCACGGTGTTCGAATTCCCATGGCATCATGTTCGTAGTCGGATAATCCACAATATGCTTCACATCACGGCCGCGTTCCAGAACCAGTGTTTTCAAACCTCTTTCAGTCAGCTCTTTTGCCGACCACCCGCCACTGATTCCTGAGCCAATTACAATGGCATCGTAGGTACGGGCTTTTTTACTATCTATATTGAAATTTGCCATATATTATTAGGAGAATGGAGGAAAGGGTGGCCCGCATAGGGTGGCCCGCAAAGGGTGACCCGCATAGGGTGGCCCGCATAGGGGGATGGAGGATGCACATTCGCAAATCATTTCACCGCCTTTCCATATTAATTTAAGATTATGATTTAAATGGCTGAAAGAAATGGAGTCCGATTATGACTTTCTTCCTTTCCTTCCATCATCCATCATCCCTTGTTCACCGGCACACACCCATGATAACGCGCCGGAATCATTTCGTAATGCGTAATATTTGTCATTACATATTCTGAATTCATGTAACCCTGGATGGTCAGGTTTTTTACCATTCCTAAAAATGCCTTCTGATCCGCGTCACTGCTCTTTTCTATTTCCTGAAGAAGGTGCATTTTCTGATCTTTATTAGCAGCAGCAAACGATTTCCCGAAATTTTTCTGACTTTGAGATTCGAGATTACTAACTCCTTTTGCCAGATTATCCTGTGCTTTTTTATCGTAACAATCCTTCACCATTTTTTGCACAAACCCGCCTACGCCAAGTTCTCCTGCTCCGGGTGTATCCGTTTTAGGAATAATAGTTTCTACCACACCTGTCAAAATTGCTGACTCATCGGCTGAAAGTAAAATATTCCCAGGTAAAGAACTTTTGCTCCACCCTGATGCCCAGGATGGCAAACCCGCCATTACGCCCACAGCCGCAGCCATATTTTTAAGCGCCACGCGTCTTTCCATTTCTTGTTTTATTTGAAAGGTGAATAATTGATAGTTTTGTACAAACACAGAACACGACCTGGATCATGCGTAATAGGTTTGTCTTATTCTTCCAGAAAATCCAAATCCCGTCCGTGCGTTTCAGGAATTGTCAGAATACAGTAAATACCAATAAAAAAGCATATTACCCCAACCAGCGCCCCTGAATTCAATACGGAAAAAGATTCTTTAAAAGATGCAAACAATGTAGTCATCAACACTACTGTACCTCTAACCATGTTTGGAACCGTCGTTGCTGCCGTTGCGCGTAGGTTAGTACCAAATTGCTCAGCTCCAATAGTTACAAACATTGCCCAATATCCAATTCCGAATCCTAAGAATCCTGCAACTGTGTATAAATGTGCCGCAGTGTTAACGCCTGCATATAAATAAACGCCACTGAATATTAACGTAAAAATCATTAGATAAAATACAGCTTTTTTCCTTGATTCGAGCCAATGGCTTAAAAATCCGCTCGACAGGTCACCAATTGAAAGCCCAACGTAACACCACATGATCGAAAGTCCAGGTTTTACGGGTTCTGCAATGCCAAGTGCTTTTCCAAATTCATTGCTGAAAGTGGCAAGAATCCCAATTACAAACCAGGTAGGCAAACCAATTCCGATGCATTTCAGATACCGGCTCAATCTGTCTTTATTATTGAACAATGAAAAGAAATTTCCTTTTTGTATGTGTTTCTGATTTTTAAGATCTTTGAAAATACCGGATTCAAAAACGCCGATCCTCAACAAAAGAAGTGAAATTCCAAGGCCTCCGCCGATAAAATATGCATATCGCCAGCTGAAATATTCGACGGTAAAGTAAGCAACAACTGCTCCCAGCAAGCCAATACCAGCAACAAGAGAAGTTCCGATTGCACGAAGATGTTTGGGCAATATCTCTGAAACCAGTGTAATACCAGCTCCAAGTTCTCCGGCTAGGCCTATACCTGCAACGAAGCGCAACAATTTATAAGTAGTCGGATCCTGCACAAAACCGCAGGCAATATTAGCAATTGAATAAGTGATGATAGAACCAAACAAAACCGATAACCGGCCTTTCTTATCTCCCAAAACACCCCATAAGATACCTCCGATCAATAATCCTGTCATTTGCCAGTTCAAGATACTGGCACCTACTTTCGAAATATCAGCTTCGGACAATCCCAGCGAAGCCAAACTTGGCAGGCGTACAATTCCGAAGAGGAGGAGATCATAAATATCAACGAAATAACCAAGGGCGGCTACAATAACCGGGGCACTGAATAAATGTGAAAAATTAGAACGTGGAGCTGCAATCGTCGTCATTAGTAATAATTAAGGGTTTTATCAGGACTACAATATTATAAAAATAGCCGGACATCTATCCGGCTATATTGCTCAAAATTTTATGTTTTTTAGATCGCACCTGAATTTTCATCTTTTCCGCTAACTATTACTACAAATTCAATCATATTTTGAGTGTTAACAATTGTTCT from Dyadobacter sp. NIV53 carries:
- a CDS encoding gluconate 2-dehydrogenase subunit 3 family protein, producing the protein MERRVALKNMAAAVGVMAGLPSWASGWSKSSLPGNILLSADESAILTGVVETIIPKTDTPGAGELGVGGFVQKMVKDCYDKKAQDNLAKGVSNLESQSQKNFGKSFAAANKDQKMHLLQEIEKSSDADQKAFLGMVKNLTIQGYMNSEYVMTNITHYEMIPARYHGCVPVNKG
- a CDS encoding GMC oxidoreductase → MANFNIDSKKARTYDAIVIGSGISGGWSAKELTERGLKTLVLERGRDVKHIVDYPTTNMMPWEFEHRERLPLAVTEANPIASRCYNFKESSAHFFAKDNEHPYIQEKPFDWIRGYQVGGKSLLWARQTQRWSKYDFEGPARDKFAVEWPIGYDDIAPWYSHVEKFAGITGNKDGLDTLPDGEFLKPHELNCVEKYFKEQVAKQYKDRHIIIGRAAHITEPKQIHLDQGRAQCQNRTMCERGCPFGGYFSSNASTLPWAMKTGNMTLRPHSVVHSVIYDEKLQKVTGVRVIDSNTKEMMEFYASIIFVNAAALNTNLILMNSTSSRFPNGLGNDSGVLGKYIAFHNYRASISGEYEGFLDSTTDGRVPNSGYIPRFRNVYKQETDFLRGYAAGFGAGRETYSDHNGMGESLKANLLKTNYGNWSVGSHMMGETIPKESNYVALDKVLKDPFGMPMLKINVGYDDNDEKMIKDYLEQVTEMFTNAGFKNIKSHDGHRNPGNDIHEMGGVRMGKDPKTSMLNKWNQLHAAKNVFVTDGASMTSTSTQNPSLTYMAFTARAVDHAVKEMKAKNL
- a CDS encoding RNA polymerase sigma-70 factor; the encoded protein is MRDPLLNEEPKPANPFVSIIHEEKTGSGQVDSAVFLKSTFEQDPAKGLELLFRRFYNPLCSHAVRFVYSKQIAEDLVSEVFFQFYRTKAYENINTSYTSYLFRSVRNECYTYMRREFGKTDSLETNTENAISTSHQQPDAEIHYNNLFLKVNEVIGKLPAQCQRVFLMSRFENKKYHEIANELHISPKTVEVHISKALKHLRSALHGEWMTSCLLTLLSSFCIAL
- a CDS encoding MFS transporter, which gives rise to MTTIAAPRSNFSHLFSAPVIVAALGYFVDIYDLLLFGIVRLPSLASLGLSEADISKVGASILNWQMTGLLIGGILWGVLGDKKGRLSVLFGSIITYSIANIACGFVQDPTTYKLLRFVAGIGLAGELGAGITLVSEILPKHLRAIGTSLVAGIGLLGAVVAYFTVEYFSWRYAYFIGGGLGISLLLLRIGVFESGIFKDLKNQKHIQKGNFFSLFNNKDRLSRYLKCIGIGLPTWFVIGILATFSNEFGKALGIAEPVKPGLSIMWCYVGLSIGDLSSGFLSHWLESRKKAVFYLMIFTLIFSGVYLYAGVNTAAHLYTVAGFLGFGIGYWAMFVTIGAEQFGTNLRATAATTVPNMVRGTVVLMTTLFASFKESFSVLNSGALVGVICFFIGIYCILTIPETHGRDLDFLEE